The following are encoded together in the Arcobacter aquimarinus genome:
- the mqnP gene encoding menaquinone biosynthesis prenyltransferase MqnP, with amino-acid sequence MNKLIKKLNDFNELVMFKHSIFSLPFIFIAMIVSAQGWFGFKLLVLGIMAAITARNFAMGFNRFMDRDIDALNPRTINRPNVDGRLNAKQIFIFTFLNALGFIAVAYFVNDLALYLAIPILIIIGSYSYFKRFSYFAHIILGISLGLAPIAGVVAVSESIPFWSILLSIGVMFWVAGFDLLYSLQDIEVDKKLGLHSIPSKFGVQKTMLFSKIFHILTIAFWLLFVVFSDSSYFAYLAVILSALMLSYEHYLVNKDFRKIDKAFFTVNGYLGILFFILIVLDNIFFV; translated from the coding sequence ATGAATAAACTAATTAAAAAACTCAATGATTTCAATGAACTAGTGATGTTCAAACACTCTATTTTTTCATTACCTTTTATCTTCATAGCTATGATAGTAAGTGCTCAAGGTTGGTTTGGTTTTAAGCTTTTGGTTCTAGGAATTATGGCAGCAATAACTGCTAGAAATTTTGCAATGGGATTTAACAGATTTATGGATAGAGATATAGATGCTTTAAATCCAAGAACAATAAATAGACCAAATGTAGATGGAAGATTAAATGCTAAACAAATATTTATATTTACATTTTTAAATGCTTTAGGATTTATAGCAGTTGCTTATTTTGTAAATGATTTGGCATTATATTTAGCTATTCCTATTTTGATAATTATAGGTTCATACTCATACTTCAAAAGATTTTCATATTTTGCACACATTATTTTAGGTATTTCTTTAGGACTTGCTCCAATAGCTGGGGTTGTAGCAGTTAGTGAATCTATTCCTTTTTGGTCGATATTATTAAGTATTGGTGTTATGTTTTGGGTTGCGGGATTTGATTTACTTTATTCTTTGCAAGATATTGAAGTTGATAAAAAACTAGGACTTCACTCTATTCCTTCAAAATTTGGTGTGCAAAAAACAATGCTTTTTTCAAAAATATTTCATATTTTAACTATTGCTTTTTGGCTTTTATTTGTTGTTTTTTCAGATAGTTCTTATTTTGCTTATTTAGCAGTAATTCTAAGTGCTTTGATGCTTTCTTATGAGCATTATTTGGTAAATAAAGATTTTAGAAAAATTGATAAAGCATTTTTTACAGTAAATGGATATTTAGGGATTTTATTTTTTATACTTATTGTGTTAGATAATATATTTTTTGTATAA
- a CDS encoding helix-turn-helix domain-containing protein: MNLAFENLEKINNILEKLEQLENKILGEKRWLNTKEASYYLGYSKDHIHKLKDSHLIEGKHYFKKAGRILFDKLELDNWVTTSFSKNDIKSSIDSILKAII, encoded by the coding sequence ATGAATTTAGCATTTGAAAATCTTGAAAAAATTAATAATATATTGGAAAAATTAGAACAACTAGAAAATAAAATTTTAGGAGAAAAAAGATGGCTTAATACAAAAGAAGCTTCATATTATTTGGGTTACTCAAAAGACCATATACATAAATTAAAAGATAGTCATTTAATAGAGGGGAAACACTATTTTAAAAAGGCTGGTAGGATTTTATTTGATAAATTAGAACTTGATAATTGGGTAACCACTTCGTTTTCAAAAAATGATATTAAATCTAGTATAGATAGTATTTTAAAAGCTATTATCTAG
- a CDS encoding tyrosine-type recombinase/integrase produces the protein MHKITQPKLFSRGSKLWIRFSFNNQNIRKPLNLEDTKENRKLANLQIIPQLLLKVYEGTFFENTNNIPTVDEYMIRSFELHKGSRSDSTNLMYKRNYNKHIKNIFGHIPLDKITSEDITHWQNNLKETEHLAKGSILRIRSCLNVMFEDAIENDLIQKNPISKAKKLRETDNPKVRRIKLKPFNLMEIKAILNILEGSDKNLIATLFYTGMRAGECIGLKWEYVDFNKKTIAIREQMVNGEQKQILKTTKSQRTIPIIETLIPYLENQYKITGKYNSYVFLTERTNKHYHSAGKIREQIWIKALEKANVPYRNLHQTRGTFISTLISTGEDINFVSKIAGHENVKVTLEKYSEYIPIKNLNFGNCFG, from the coding sequence ATGCATAAAATTACTCAACCAAAACTATTTTCACGAGGTTCAAAACTTTGGATTAGGTTTTCTTTTAACAATCAAAACATAAGAAAACCTCTTAATTTAGAAGATACTAAAGAGAATAGGAAATTGGCAAATTTACAAATAATTCCTCAATTACTTTTAAAAGTTTATGAGGGAACGTTCTTTGAAAATACAAATAATATACCCACTGTTGATGAATATATGATAAGGTCATTTGAATTACATAAAGGTAGCCGTTCAGATTCAACTAATTTAATGTATAAAAGAAATTACAATAAACACATCAAAAATATTTTTGGTCATATACCACTTGATAAAATTACGAGTGAAGATATAACCCATTGGCAAAATAATTTAAAAGAAACTGAACATCTAGCAAAAGGTTCAATTTTAAGAATTAGGTCTTGTCTTAATGTTATGTTTGAAGATGCAATTGAAAATGATTTGATTCAAAAAAATCCTATATCAAAAGCAAAAAAATTAAGAGAAACAGACAATCCAAAGGTTAGAAGAATAAAACTTAAACCTTTTAATCTAATGGAAATAAAAGCAATTCTTAATATTTTAGAAGGTTCAGATAAAAATCTAATAGCAACTTTATTTTATACAGGAATGAGGGCTGGTGAATGTATTGGTTTAAAATGGGAATATGTTGATTTTAATAAAAAAACTATTGCTATTAGAGAGCAAATGGTAAATGGTGAACAAAAACAAATATTAAAAACAACAAAAAGTCAAAGAACAATTCCTATTATTGAAACTTTGATTCCATATTTAGAAAATCAATACAAAATAACTGGTAAATATAACTCTTATGTGTTTTTGACAGAAAGAACAAACAAACATTATCATAGTGCAGGAAAAATAAGAGAACAAATTTGGATTAAAGCTTTAGAAAAAGCAAATGTGCCATATAGAAACTTACATCAAACAAGGGGAACATTTATTTCTACTCTTATCTCAACTGGTGAAGATATAAATTTTGTAAGTAAAATTGCTGGACATGAAAATGTGAAAGTAACACTTGAAAAATATTCAGAGTATATACCAATAAAAAATTTAAATTTTGGAAATTGCTTTGGATAA
- a CDS encoding RCC1-like domain-containing protein translates to MKIFVLLFIFMNFAFSSNQNVALMNDIKSVIQKEEFISLSINKYILQNAKIPKKDDNTLDWDELMTSDYLGTNFNRYNPMTKQNISVIFDSNNSAFIKGVFEAENQHKSEYNYLYNFYINKIFRVNTIPPKNNTKTELLKGSLVLYNSIQNEIVKVINRNTNKIFLPTQTCEVGNYYYELKNEKLIYKYCKTTTSSIEVYQESPIYLDNLDDLKYIKVEIGEKAYVKDGISWYEYYYEGNGSWIPLGTGRTTGQVNDEISIEDRILSYIPDAKDLVLRRDGGCMLANGDIFCWGNNSYKKAGIENYGQLDKTIKPDYVNTPVMLKVQIEDTEQNEMKWYNNPYRVKFEKMAMNSTNVCGISPIFNYFDNGQKKFGGDLYCNGQITQLYYENVPTSVSETSILGKNKFFGWGKSDKTDDAPKLIKISEDGGPVEKDSLKEELTITRDEIYLTQIVMVEDTIAVLSDDGKIYTIGRNYNGALGVGDSDKFIIQSTPQEVKSNGVSFKKIFALRDIATFGAIDSNNYFYIWGERPNGTVYYEPTIVSNSLKFNPDGIFTNSKDFLLKGVDNNFYRTKNSIDLVSVPQIPNTAISASIYDSGITQLYVYANENMVLEGSSRYLSCKTTTGSNCNNTDNAIFETGLNELNAITNRFNGKDYANFANVSIYQLDTVKTEKFDDFENGVSTWELKTYSDTQFKNLKKTETPSILTATESSADTVNSRITERVNPTKIIAGQIRNSKYYGVQLGYQALEKTFSFGSQYANDEVELEFDFYEIDTWDMERFQVLLNDQLISEDGFIHDCHDQFTETNDTGIYTLSLGKHYKDDKRVCNDQNSSLYNLAYSRFDDEKYIYKLKGKLDSSGNLKVVFRVRNLTSGEYGWTSYSYGQTIDDESWAIDNVRVKVKETSKTFVCAMTGIGSLSQMYCWGNVGRSIPILSTSLYDVGKISTINKLFISPKSDKTSQMAFDNFNDSGNLFLKYPTYIGGFDYPFYFK, encoded by the coding sequence ATGAAAATTTTTGTTTTACTATTTATTTTTATGAATTTTGCTTTTTCTTCTAATCAAAATGTTGCACTGATGAATGACATAAAAAGTGTAATTCAAAAAGAAGAGTTTATATCTCTTTCAATAAATAAATATATTTTACAAAATGCAAAAATTCCAAAAAAAGATGATAATACACTGGATTGGGATGAACTTATGACTAGTGATTATCTAGGAACGAATTTTAATAGATACAATCCTATGACAAAACAAAATATATCAGTTATTTTTGATTCAAATAATAGTGCTTTTATAAAAGGGGTTTTTGAAGCTGAAAATCAACATAAATCTGAATATAACTATTTATATAACTTTTATATAAATAAGATTTTTAGAGTAAATACAATTCCTCCAAAAAATAATACAAAAACAGAACTGCTAAAAGGTTCTTTAGTTTTATATAACTCAATTCAAAATGAAATAGTAAAAGTTATAAATAGAAATACAAATAAAATATTTTTACCTACTCAAACTTGTGAAGTTGGAAACTATTATTATGAATTAAAAAATGAAAAATTGATATATAAATATTGTAAAACAACTACATCTTCTATCGAAGTCTATCAAGAATCACCAATTTATTTGGATAATTTAGATGATTTAAAATATATAAAAGTTGAAATTGGTGAAAAAGCTTATGTTAAAGATGGTATTTCTTGGTATGAGTATTATTATGAAGGAAATGGCTCTTGGATTCCTTTGGGAACAGGAAGAACAACGGGACAAGTAAATGATGAGATAAGTATAGAAGATAGGATTTTATCATATATTCCTGATGCTAAAGACTTAGTTTTAAGACGTGATGGTGGTTGTATGCTTGCAAATGGAGATATCTTTTGTTGGGGGAATAATAGTTATAAAAAAGCTGGTATTGAGAACTATGGACAACTAGATAAAACTATAAAACCTGATTATGTAAATACACCTGTGATGTTGAAAGTTCAAATAGAAGATACAGAACAAAATGAAATGAAATGGTATAACAATCCATATAGAGTAAAATTTGAAAAAATGGCTATGAATAGTACAAATGTTTGTGGAATTTCTCCTATATTTAACTATTTTGATAATGGTCAAAAGAAATTTGGAGGAGATTTGTACTGTAATGGTCAAATAACTCAATTATATTACGAAAATGTACCTACTTCAGTTAGTGAAACTTCAATTCTTGGAAAAAATAAATTTTTTGGATGGGGTAAAAGTGATAAAACAGATGATGCACCTAAGTTGATAAAAATATCAGAAGATGGAGGACCTGTAGAAAAGGATTCATTAAAAGAAGAACTAACTATTACAAGGGATGAAATTTATTTAACACAAATAGTAATGGTAGAAGATACGATAGCTGTATTATCTGATGATGGGAAAATATATACTATTGGACGAAATTATAATGGTGCTTTAGGAGTTGGAGATAGTGATAAATTTATTATTCAATCAACACCTCAAGAAGTTAAAAGTAATGGGGTTTCTTTTAAAAAAATATTTGCTTTAAGAGATATTGCAACTTTTGGAGCAATCGATAGTAATAACTATTTTTATATTTGGGGGGAAAGACCAAATGGAACAGTTTATTATGAACCTACAATTGTAAGTAATTCATTAAAATTTAATCCAGATGGTATTTTTACAAATAGTAAAGATTTTCTTTTAAAAGGTGTAGATAATAATTTTTATAGAACAAAAAATAGTATTGATTTAGTATCTGTTCCACAGATACCAAATACAGCAATAAGTGCTTCTATTTATGATAGTGGTATTACTCAATTATATGTTTACGCAAATGAAAATATGGTTTTAGAAGGAAGTAGTAGATATTTAAGTTGTAAAACTACAACAGGTTCAAATTGCAATAATACAGATAATGCTATATTTGAAACAGGATTAAATGAATTAAATGCTATTACAAATAGATTTAATGGAAAAGATTATGCAAATTTTGCAAATGTATCTATTTACCAGTTAGATACTGTCAAAACTGAAAAATTTGATGATTTTGAAAATGGAGTTAGTACTTGGGAGTTAAAAACATATAGTGATACTCAGTTTAAAAATCTTAAAAAAACAGAAACACCTTCTATTTTAACTGCAACAGAGAGTTCAGCAGATACAGTAAATTCAAGAATTACAGAAAGAGTTAACCCAACAAAAATAATAGCTGGGCAAATTCGTAATTCTAAATATTATGGTGTTCAACTGGGATATCAAGCTTTAGAAAAAACTTTTAGTTTTGGTAGCCAGTATGCAAATGATGAAGTTGAGTTAGAGTTTGATTTTTATGAGATTGATACTTGGGATATGGAAAGGTTTCAAGTTTTATTAAATGACCAATTAATATCAGAAGATGGTTTTATTCATGATTGTCATGACCAGTTTACTGAAACTAACGATACTGGAATTTATACGTTAAGTTTAGGAAAACATTATAAAGATGATAAAAGAGTATGTAATGATCAGAATTCAAGTTTATATAATTTAGCATATTCAAGATTTGATGATGAAAAATATATCTATAAGCTAAAAGGTAAATTAGATAGTAGTGGAAACTTAAAAGTTGTATTTAGAGTGAGAAATTTGACTTCGGGAGAGTATGGTTGGACAAGTTATTCTTATGGACAAACAATTGATGATGAATCTTGGGCAATTGATAATGTGCGTGTAAAGGTAAAAGAGACAAGTAAAACTTTTGTTTGTGCAATGACTGGAATTGGAAGCTTGTCTCAAATGTATTGCTGGGGGAATGTAGGACGTAGTATACCTATTTTAAGTACATCTTTATATGATGTTGGTAAAATATCTACTATTAATAAGTTATTTATATCTCCCAAAAGTGATAAGACAAGTCAAATGGCTTTTGATAACTTTAATGATTCAGGAAATCTATTTTTAAAATATCCCACTTATATTGGTGGTTTTGATTATCCATTTTATTTTAAATAA